In one Leptospira biflexa serovar Patoc strain 'Patoc 1 (Paris)' genomic region, the following are encoded:
- a CDS encoding LA_2444/LA_4059 family outer membrane protein produces the protein MKKRKILTLIILAISSLSINAEEVENNIKERKANHVYIRRNNGYAAPNEFNMYNSFFPISFAYEIPSIQYNTFGFVRFIADSKFSIEGNFFEYKKTNSSFDRINPYTDQISKGNLGTYYRSEQNLLLNYHLIENRIIFNLGIQRLQSDLSDGRFAFYNYNFSQNFNGLTAGVLLESTRFYGFYISAGYRYSILNGFTDINHSIVTSARNFEFAQIKDNPFTKYYATETKLIIGYEFTDSILLSLGFTDQSAKVVQNRSQIITSDSFSTILIRSNIEYTAKNEYFGSTFASITYKY, from the coding sequence ATGAAAAAAAGAAAAATATTAACTCTAATTATATTAGCAATCTCAAGCCTCAGTATTAATGCGGAAGAAGTTGAAAATAATATCAAAGAAAGAAAAGCAAACCACGTTTACATCAGAAGAAATAACGGATATGCTGCACCGAATGAATTCAATATGTATAACAGCTTTTTTCCGATATCATTTGCATATGAAATACCTTCTATCCAATATAACACGTTCGGATTTGTTAGATTTATAGCTGATTCTAAGTTTAGTATTGAAGGAAACTTTTTTGAGTATAAAAAGACCAATTCCTCTTTTGATAGAATAAATCCTTATACAGATCAAATTAGCAAAGGAAATCTTGGTACGTATTATAGATCAGAACAGAACTTATTGTTGAATTATCATCTAATTGAAAATAGAATCATTTTTAACCTTGGAATACAGAGACTACAAAGTGATTTAAGCGACGGTAGATTTGCATTTTACAACTACAATTTTTCCCAAAATTTTAATGGATTAACGGCAGGAGTGTTACTTGAATCTACAAGATTCTATGGCTTCTATATTTCAGCAGGTTACAGATATTCTATTCTAAATGGATTTACCGATATTAACCACTCAATTGTTACTTCAGCTAGAAATTTTGAATTTGCCCAAATTAAAGACAATCCATTCACTAAATACTATGCTACGGAAACAAAACTTATAATTGGTTACGAATTCACTGACTCCATCCTATTATCTTTAGGTTTTACCGATCAATCTGCAAAAGTTGTTCAAAATAGAAGTCAAATCATTACTAGTGATTCTTTTTCTACGATTTTAATTAGATCAAATATTGAATATACTGCTAAGAATGAATATTTCGGTTCTACTTTCGCATCTATTACTTATAAATATTAA
- a CDS encoding ArdC family protein, whose amino-acid sequence MKEKDAKKIIKKITYDVMEALKSGSLGQWVKPWQSFGFPWNAKTYKTYGLLNSLWLTDSLEKFGYLYPVWAIEKQWKGLGYTIKGGESPRTEVLYPCRVRIPIFSKKKSVISDSEEEQEETEIEYKSYSVHKAYPVLNISQVNVPKSDYDLFVRMTIPNAPGNVEQFVQSIKHNWIESVGDQASYLIPLDTIRMPKKKYFRSEIDYWSTYLHELGHWTGAFHRLNRDFSRGNRSYAFEELVAELCSAIFAGEFGFSGELQHREYIGSWVSILENNPRAIIKAGYLAMEAVEYLKKEAKRGARAA is encoded by the coding sequence ATGAAAGAGAAAGATGCAAAAAAAATCATAAAAAAGATTACATACGATGTGATGGAGGCCTTAAAGTCCGGTAGTCTTGGACAGTGGGTCAAACCATGGCAAAGTTTTGGGTTTCCATGGAATGCAAAAACATATAAAACCTATGGATTGCTGAATTCCCTTTGGCTTACAGACAGCTTGGAGAAATTTGGGTATCTCTATCCGGTTTGGGCCATAGAGAAACAATGGAAAGGACTTGGTTATACCATAAAAGGGGGAGAATCTCCAAGGACAGAGGTTTTGTATCCATGCCGAGTTCGGATTCCGATCTTTTCTAAAAAGAAGAGTGTCATTTCGGATAGCGAGGAAGAGCAAGAAGAAACAGAAATCGAGTATAAATCCTATTCAGTTCATAAAGCGTATCCAGTTCTGAACATTTCTCAAGTGAATGTTCCTAAAAGTGACTATGATTTGTTTGTGAGGATGACAATTCCGAATGCGCCAGGTAACGTTGAACAGTTTGTGCAATCGATCAAACACAATTGGATAGAATCAGTTGGGGACCAAGCATCTTACTTGATCCCTTTGGATACGATTCGTATGCCTAAAAAAAAGTATTTCCGAAGTGAAATCGACTATTGGTCTACCTACTTACATGAGTTAGGACATTGGACTGGAGCCTTTCATAGATTGAATCGAGATTTCTCTAGAGGCAATCGTAGTTATGCATTCGAAGAATTGGTTGCTGAACTATGCTCGGCTATCTTTGCCGGTGAATTTGGGTTTAGTGGAGAATTGCAACATCGAGAGTATATTGGGTCTTGGGTGAGTATCCTGGAAAATAATCCACGTGCGATCATCAAAGCGGGATATCTTGCAATGGAAGCGGTGGAGTATTTGAAGAAGGAAGCGAAGAGGGGGGCGAGGGCAGCTTAA
- a CDS encoding DUF5131 family protein: MSSQSKIEWTDATWNPTRGCTKISAGCKHCYAETFSERFRGVQGHPFEFGFDLRLVPEKLYEPIKWQTSKKIFVNSMSDLFHKDIPDDFIYKVFSIMKIADWHIYQVLTKRPERMKLLFDSKLKEFSKLKHIWIGTSVENEKHGKPRIEILRKANVSVRFLSIEPLLEDLGKVNLEKMDWVIVGGESGPKARLMESSWVESIQKQCKSENVPFFFKQWGGVRKHLTGRVLKGQTFNAMPKFEIVIPPNRTGILDLLKEAKKVLV, encoded by the coding sequence ATGAGCTCACAAAGTAAAATCGAATGGACTGACGCCACTTGGAATCCAACACGGGGTTGCACAAAAATCAGCGCAGGTTGCAAACATTGTTACGCAGAAACATTTTCGGAACGTTTCCGTGGTGTTCAAGGGCACCCTTTCGAATTTGGGTTTGATTTACGACTCGTTCCAGAGAAGTTATACGAACCAATCAAATGGCAAACTTCTAAAAAAATTTTTGTCAATTCGATGAGTGACCTATTTCATAAAGATATTCCCGATGATTTTATTTATAAAGTTTTCTCAATTATGAAAATTGCGGACTGGCATATCTATCAAGTATTAACCAAGCGACCAGAAAGAATGAAACTTCTATTCGATTCCAAATTAAAAGAGTTTTCAAAGCTAAAACATATTTGGATAGGAACAAGCGTGGAAAATGAAAAGCATGGTAAACCAAGAATTGAAATCTTAAGGAAAGCAAATGTTTCGGTGAGATTTTTATCCATTGAACCTCTTCTGGAAGACTTAGGAAAAGTCAATTTAGAAAAAATGGATTGGGTTATTGTTGGCGGTGAGAGTGGACCAAAAGCAAGACTTATGGAAAGCAGCTGGGTGGAATCAATACAAAAACAGTGCAAGAGTGAAAATGTACCCTTCTTTTTTAAACAATGGGGTGGAGTCCGCAAACACCTAACAGGTCGTGTTTTAAAAGGGCAGACTTTCAATGCGATGCCCAAATTTGAAATTGTCATTCCACCAAATCGAACTGGAATTTTGGATTTGTTGAAAGAAGCTAAGAAAGTATTGGTTTAG
- the tcmP gene encoding three-Cys-motif partner protein TcmP, producing MGDRKGKQSQVSVGIVSESDYGEFGNDEDCEGTAGVGGVGRVGKDLHKKTFDEGTYTKLNIFKSHLIEWLPVFLKTSHIKELNIIDAFSGPGFDLLGNKGSPLIIMDVIKLYLPNLSDKRINIFLNEFKKRKYEKLKNEINILLDTHEGLRKNVSVRIESKDFKSFFESIKSFLNQKIPNFLFLDQNGIKFITQDVFRYLVNLEKTDFLFYISSSYLRRFGNKPEFSKYINISQEELRKRPFHEIHLEIVDFFQNMIPDSLDDYWLYPFSIKKGGNVYGLIFGSRNILAADKFLSVAWGSNPINGTANFDIEQDEQKSRENSEIPLFQYLHKQTKVQAFQNLISDRILSGEIKDNLILYVETLRSGHLPKHSREVLINLKYKGKIIYDGNAPAVSYKAWRDKNIKNWRII from the coding sequence ATGGGGGATCGAAAAGGAAAACAATCCCAAGTATCCGTTGGAATTGTTTCAGAGAGTGATTACGGTGAGTTTGGAAACGATGAAGATTGTGAAGGGACTGCCGGAGTTGGAGGTGTAGGGAGGGTGGGTAAGGATTTACACAAAAAAACATTTGATGAAGGAACATATACTAAATTAAATATATTCAAGTCCCATTTAATCGAGTGGCTTCCAGTTTTCCTGAAAACTAGTCATATTAAAGAACTGAACATAATTGATGCATTTTCAGGTCCAGGGTTTGATTTATTAGGTAACAAAGGAAGTCCGTTAATCATAATGGATGTTATAAAGCTATACCTTCCCAATTTATCTGATAAACGAATCAATATTTTTCTGAATGAATTCAAAAAAAGAAAATATGAAAAGTTAAAAAATGAAATAAATATCTTATTGGATACTCATGAAGGATTGAGAAAGAATGTTTCGGTTAGAATCGAATCGAAAGATTTCAAAAGTTTTTTTGAATCTATAAAATCATTTCTCAATCAAAAAATACCGAACTTTTTGTTTCTGGATCAAAACGGAATTAAATTTATAACACAGGATGTTTTCAGATATCTTGTCAATTTAGAAAAAACAGATTTCCTGTTCTATATCTCCTCTAGCTATCTACGAAGATTCGGAAATAAACCAGAGTTCTCAAAATATATTAATATATCGCAAGAAGAATTAAGAAAAAGACCATTTCATGAAATTCATTTAGAAATCGTTGATTTTTTCCAGAATATGATTCCTGATTCTTTGGATGATTACTGGCTTTATCCATTCTCAATAAAAAAAGGAGGAAATGTCTATGGGCTAATATTTGGCTCCAGAAATATTCTTGCTGCTGATAAATTTTTATCCGTAGCATGGGGATCAAATCCCATAAATGGAACAGCAAACTTTGATATAGAACAGGATGAACAGAAAAGCAGAGAAAATTCCGAAATTCCACTTTTTCAATATTTGCACAAACAAACCAAAGTTCAAGCTTTTCAGAATTTAATTTCAGATCGAATTTTATCTGGTGAAATTAAAGATAATTTAATTCTTTATGTTGAGACACTTAGATCAGGACATTTACCTAAACATTCCAGGGAAGTTTTAATAAATCTGAAATATAAAGGAAAAATTATTTATGACGGGAATGCACCTGCTGTTAGCTATAAAGCCTGGAGAGATAAAAATATTAAAAATTGGAGAATCATTTAA
- a CDS encoding ISNCY-like element ISLbi1 family transposase yields the protein MSMKQSKMVRSMLVQVFKEKYFWASKKEKSLILDQFVEATGFNRSYARTVLRKKKDNLIKLRPRKKRLSNYDDDVRFYLEKIWEILDRICGKRLVMALPDVLSKLEQFKVFKIDKTTKEKLLSISSATVDRLLKLARKKLGRKGTSTTKQPKYLIDRIPIKTFGEWKSSLPGFVQIDLVAHNGGNVFGGFYSTLAATDVCTGWTVCILVKDKTQFQMLKALIKLKKILPFPLLGILSDNGAEFINQTILTYAERNDIQFTRGRPYKKNDNPHIEQKNYSVVRRNTGYLRIENQSQADIIRSLYQDLNTYNNYFLPVMILKEKHRIGSKAIRRYDEAKSPYRRILARKDISKTIKASMKKIYEKLNIFELKNQVNHWQNEIVKIAAPIRNPIDKVKVRRKKGIVHTIPKWRREVNSDTKNPFLERQRVEEMRRAAEQVWAKRK from the coding sequence ATGTCCATGAAACAATCGAAGATGGTGCGTTCTATGTTGGTTCAAGTCTTCAAAGAGAAGTACTTTTGGGCTTCGAAAAAAGAAAAAAGTCTCATACTCGACCAGTTCGTCGAAGCTACTGGATTCAATCGATCCTATGCCAGAACCGTTCTTAGAAAGAAAAAAGACAATCTCATCAAACTGAGACCGAGAAAGAAGCGTCTATCTAACTATGATGATGACGTCAGATTCTATTTAGAGAAGATCTGGGAGATCCTGGATAGAATTTGTGGGAAAAGACTCGTGATGGCATTGCCAGACGTTTTATCCAAACTTGAACAGTTCAAAGTATTTAAAATTGATAAAACAACCAAAGAAAAACTTCTCTCAATCAGCTCTGCCACTGTAGATCGGTTATTGAAACTTGCCAGGAAAAAACTTGGTCGCAAAGGCACTTCTACAACGAAGCAACCTAAATACCTAATTGATCGGATCCCAATCAAAACGTTCGGTGAATGGAAAAGTTCTCTACCTGGCTTTGTTCAAATCGATCTAGTAGCCCATAATGGTGGAAATGTATTTGGAGGATTTTATTCAACGCTTGCAGCAACAGATGTTTGTACGGGATGGACAGTTTGTATACTGGTGAAAGATAAAACTCAATTCCAGATGCTAAAAGCATTAATAAAACTGAAAAAAATATTACCCTTCCCACTTTTGGGAATCCTTTCCGATAACGGTGCAGAATTTATTAATCAAACAATCTTAACGTATGCAGAAAGAAACGACATCCAATTCACTCGTGGAAGACCATATAAAAAGAATGATAACCCACATATTGAACAGAAGAATTACAGTGTTGTGAGAAGGAATACTGGATATTTGCGTATTGAAAATCAAAGCCAAGCAGATATTATCAGATCTCTTTACCAAGATTTAAATACTTACAATAATTACTTTTTACCAGTAATGATTCTAAAGGAGAAACATAGGATTGGTTCTAAAGCAATACGAAGGTATGACGAAGCAAAATCACCATACCGAAGGATACTGGCTAGAAAAGATATTTCGAAAACGATAAAAGCTTCTATGAAAAAGATTTACGAGAAGTTGAATATTTTCGAATTAAAGAATCAGGTCAATCATTGGCAAAATGAAATTGTGAAGATTGCTGCCCCTATTCGTAATCCAATAGACAAAGTGAAAGTTAGAAGGAAGAAAGGAATCGTTCATACAATTCCGAAATGGAGACGAGAAGTAAATTCAGATACAAAAAATCCATTCCTTGAAAGACAACGTGTTGAAGAAATGAGGCGAGCTGCAGAACAAGTTTGGGCAAAAAGAAAATAG